One Spinacia oleracea cultivar Varoflay chromosome 4, BTI_SOV_V1, whole genome shotgun sequence DNA segment encodes these proteins:
- the LOC110784252 gene encoding early nodulin-like protein 19: MLSNLSHSLIYFLLVVVGAAFLVSPATATDHIVGANKGWNPGMNYTDWANNQTFFVGDFISFRYKKFEYNVFEVNKTGYENCTIEGATGNWSKGKDFIPLEKPGKHYFICGTGGCNSGMKVSIVVHSLPPPPSASITATKHSSESSKHVSDAAEVASGRLLLLVLRGLVVGLVSSIWM, encoded by the exons ATGTTGTCCAACTTATCACATTCCCTTATCTACTTCCTCCTTGTCGTAGTCGGTGCCGCCTTTTTAGTATCTCCGGCCACCGCCACCGACCACATTGTTGGCGCCAATAAGGGGTGGAACCCAGGAATGAACTACACTGAttgggctaacaaccaaacctTCTTTGTTGGTGATTTCATAT CCTTTAGGTACAAGAAGTTCGAGTACAATGTGTTTGAAGTAAACAAGACAGGGTATGAAAATTGTACTATAGAAGGAGCAACAGGAAACTGGAGCAAAGGAAAGGACTTTATCCCACTGGAAAAGCCAGGAAAACACTACTTCATTTGTGGCACTGGTGGTTGTAATAGTGGAATGAAggtttccattgttgttcaCTCGCTTCCTCCGCCACCTTCCGCCTCTATTACCGCCACCAAACACTCCTCTGAATCTTCTAAACATGTATCAGATGCTGCAGAAGTGGCTTCAGGGCGGTTGTTGCTGTTGGTTTTAAGGGGATTGGTAGTAGGTTTAGTGTCTTCAATTTGGATGTGA
- the LOC110784227 gene encoding uncharacterized protein isoform X2, whose translation MDDSDEEGVFIDESDIIDEFIVDDEDLPDIDDDEDDDNGDGDGDDDDDDSASSMDELEEPCDHDDSVHVFKGHKKFESIYALACSPTDAALVATGGTDHKAFYWRIGQGDLSKKLVGHKETVSSLAFSSDGLFLASGGLDASVKIWDLSGNVKRSFGGPSEGSEFEWVRWHPNGHLVLAGCTDTNAYLWNTDKDTLLNVFCGHSKAVTCGEYTPDGKTFCTGSEDATLRIWNPRSGESIRVIRDYPYHTSGLTCLAITLDSTLALTGAEDGSFCVTNIATGKIFSSVSLHSESIQCIGLSPSVPWVATGGNDKKLVIWDLQHSASRIICNHEDEVSCLKWLGTSSLVASGCGNGQIVVTDTRSGVTVRTFKGHSRRIESLSVSADDNFLVSASKDSAARVFDISMFK comes from the exons ATGGACGACAGTGACGAAGAAGGAGTTTTTATTGATGAATCCGACATCATTGATGAGTTCATTGTTGACGATGAAG ACCTACCCGACATTGACGACGACGAAGACGACGATAATGGCGATGGCGATGGCGATGACGATGACGATGATTCGGCTTCTTCCATGGATGAATTGGAGGAACCTTGTGATCACG ATGATTCTGTACACGTTTTCAAAGGCCATAAAA AATTCGAATCAATATACGCATTAGCTTGTAGTCCAACAGATGCTGCATTAGTAGCTACTGGAGGTACAGATCACAAAGCTTTTTATTGGAGAATTGGTCAAGGAGATTTGTCCAAGAAACTTGTAG GTCATAAAGAAACTGTTTCGAGTTTAGCATTTAGCTCAGATGGGTTATTCTTGGCTTCTGGAGGACTTGATGCTTCTGTTAAGATATGGGATTTATCAGGCAATGTTAAGCGTTCATTTGGAGGCCCTTCTGAGGGTTCTGAGTTTGAG TGGGTAAGATGGCATCCAAATGGACATTTAGTCTTGGCAGGTTGTACGGATACAAATGCTTACTTGTGGAACACTGATAAAGACACCCTTCTCAATGTGTTTTGTGGTCATAGCAAAGCTGTGACTTGTGGGGAATATACACCAGATG GCAAAACTTTCTGTACTGGTTCTGAAGATGCCACTTTGAGGATATGGAATCCAAGAAGTGGTGAAAGTATCCGTGTTATTCGAG ACTATCCATATCATACTTCGGGGTTAACATGCTTAGCAATTACCTTGGACTCTACTCTTGCACTTACTGGTGCAGAAGATGGCTCTTTTTGTGTAACTAACATAGCAACGGGAAAG ATTTTTTCTTCTGTATCTTTACATTCGGAATCTATTCAATGCATTGGGTTATCTCCAAG CGTACCTTGGGTAGCAACTGGAGGCAATGATAAAAAGCTTGTGATTTGGGACCTGCAACATTCCGCATCTCGCATTATTTGCAATCATGAG GATGAAGTATCCTGCTTAAAATGGCTTGGTACGTCAAGTTTGGTGGCTTCAGGATGTGGTAATGGGCAAATCGTAGTTACAGACACCCGTTCAGGGGTGACTGTAAGGACCTTTAAGGGCCATTCTAGACGCATCGAGTCCCTCTCCGTATCAGCAGACGACAACTTCCTTGTTTCAGCATCAAAGGATAGTGCAGCCAGGGTGTTTGACATATCAATGTTCAAATAG
- the LOC110784248 gene encoding protein NUCLEAR FUSION DEFECTIVE 4, which translates to MPQIALKAGTRPPWIGLAAAVWVEFSAGNSYNFPLFSPSLKSVLGFTQQQITILGVANDIGESVGILPGIACNKFPPWVVLSFGALGCFLGYGVLWLAVSQTVSNLPYWLLWIAMAIGANSCAFFGTAVLVTNMRNFPMSRGTVAGLLKGYVGLSAAIYTEIYGMVLKKSDTALLLFLTIGIPIICFSMMYFIKPCTPASGEDSSEKKHFIFTQGASIFLGIYLLTTTVIADKLSVHRAVCYGFVVAMVIFMMAPLAIPIKMTLFPTSKKLTGPVDSSGELASGSDEPNPTEVTEPLLVKSSSEYGSFREGDDSSDMDILLAVGEGAVKQKRRPRRGDDFSFWQVLVKADFWLLWVVYFLGVGTGVTVLNNLAQIGYAQEERDTTILLSLFSICNFIGRLGGGAVSEYTVRSHTIPRTIWMTVTQLIMVIAFLFYAFALNGTLLVATAALGICYGVQTAIMIPTASELFGLKHFGVIYNFIQFGNPIGALLFSGMLAGHFYDIEANKQGVSICIGASCFKLTFFVLAGLCGLGSLLSILLTLRIRPVYQMLYAGGSFRARQRSDH; encoded by the exons ATGCCTCAAATTGCACTAAAAGCTGGTACTAGACCACCATGGATTGGTTTAGCAGCTGCAGTTTGGGTTGAATTTTCTGCCGGAAACTCCTacaatttcccccttttctCACCTTCACTGAAATCTGTTCTGGGTTTTACTCAACAGCAGATTACAATTCTGGGTGTTGCAAATGACATTGGTGAAAGTGTTGGTATTTTGCCTGGCATTGCTTGTAATAAGTTCCCACCTTGGgttgttctttcttttggtgcTTTGGGTTGTTTTCTGGGTTATGGGGTTCTTTGGCTTGCTGTTTCTCAGACTGTATCTAACTTGCCTTACTGGTTG TTGTGGATTGCAATGGCTATTGGGGCCAATAGCTGCGCATTTTTCGGGACAGCTGTTCTTGTCACAAACATGAGGAACTTCCCTATGAGTAGGGGAACCGTTGCTGGTCTTCTGAAGGGTTATGTTGGTCTTAGTGCCGCAATATATACAGAGATATATGGTATGGTGCTTAAAAAATCTGATACAGCACTACTCCTCTTTCTCACTATAGGCATCCCTATAATATGCTTTTCCATGATGTACTTCATCAAACCTTGTACCCCAGCATCTGGCGAAGACTCGTCTGAAAAAAAACACTTCATATTTACACAAGGGGCAAGTATTTTTCTTGGAATATATCTCCTAACAACTACAGTTATTGCTGATAAACTCTCTGTCCATAGAGCTGTGTGTTATGGGTTTGTTGTTGCAATGGTTATATTCATGATGGCTCCTTTAGCAATCCCAATCAAGATGACATTATTCCCTACCAGTAAAAAGCTTACTGGACCTGTTGATTCATCAGGCGAATTGGCGTCAGGTTCAGATGAACCAAATCCAACTGAAGTTACAGAACCCTTGTTGGTAAAATCTTCTTCTGAATATGGGAGTTTTAGAGAGGGTGATGATTCTTCTGATATGGACATCCTTTTAGCTGTTGGAGAGGGTGCTGTGAAACAGAAAAGGAGACCTCGTAGAGGAGATGATTTCAGTTTCTGGCAAGTGTTAGTTAAGGCTGATTTTTGGCTTTTGTGGGTGGTGTACTTTCTAGGGGTTGGTACTGGTGTAACTGTTCTTAATAACTTGGCACAGATAGGTTACGCCCAAGAAGAACGTGACACAACCATACTCTTGTCCCTATTCTCTATCTGCAATTTCATTGGACGCCTTGGCGGAGGTGCTGTTTCAGAATATACTGTCAG ATCACATACAATACCTCGGACGATTTGGATGACAGTTACTCAACTGATTATGGTCATAGCATTCCTTTTCTATGCATTTGCTCTCAATGGTACCCTCCTCGTTGCAACTGCAGCTCTCGGAATCTGCTATGGAGTTCAGACAGCGATAATGATTCCAACCGCATCTGAACTATTCGGGCTAAAACATTTTGGTGTTATTTACAACTTTATACAGTTTGGTAATCCAATTGGTGCTCTACTTTTCTCAGGAATGCTTGCAGGTCATTTCTATGACATTGAAGCTAACAAACAAGGAGTATCAATCTGTATTGGTGCTTCTTGCTTTAAGCTTACATTCTTTGTTCTTGCTGGGCTTTGTGGTTTGGGATCTTTATTAAGCATACTACTTACACTAAGAATCAGACCAGTTTATCAAATGCTTTATGCTGGTGGTTCTTTCCGTGCACGTCAAAGATCAGATCATTGA
- the LOC110784249 gene encoding glycine-rich RNA-binding protein 4, mitochondrial-like: MNSLKLFARRTSAAFYNPTSSFSPHYRSLSSSVSAHPNNNNNKLFVAGLSWSVDERSLLDAFSNFGEVTEVRIMYDKVTGRSRGFGFVYFAKDDFAASAKDAMDGKEFLGRPMRISFALDRVRGDPTVVPRIRDSEAAIRYKN, from the coding sequence ATGAACAGTCTAAAGTTATTTGCAAGAAGAACATCAGCCGCTTTTTACAACCCAACCTCGAGTTTTAGTCCGCATTATCGATCGTTGTCTTCGTCCGTTTCAGCTCAccccaataataataataataagctgtTTGTTGCTGGGTTGTCTTGGTCTGTTGATGAGAGGTCTTTGTTGGATGCTTTCTCCAATTTTGGTGAGGTGACAGAAGTGAGGATAATGTATGATAAAGTCACAGGAAGGTCTAGAGGGTTTGGATTTGTTTACTTTGCTAAGGATGATTTTGCGGCATCTGCAAAAGATGCTATGGATGGTAAGGAGTTTTTAGGTCGTCCAATGAGGATAAGCTTTGCTCTTGATAGGGTTCGAGGAGATCCAACGGTGGTACCTCGCATTCGGGACTCTGAAGCTGCTATCAGATACAAGAACTAA
- the LOC110784227 gene encoding uncharacterized protein isoform X1, with translation MDDSDEEGVFIDESDIIDEFIVDDEDLPDIDDDEDDDNGDGDGDDDDDDSASSMDELEEPCDHGVDDSVHVFKGHKKFESIYALACSPTDAALVATGGTDHKAFYWRIGQGDLSKKLVGHKETVSSLAFSSDGLFLASGGLDASVKIWDLSGNVKRSFGGPSEGSEFEWVRWHPNGHLVLAGCTDTNAYLWNTDKDTLLNVFCGHSKAVTCGEYTPDGKTFCTGSEDATLRIWNPRSGESIRVIRDYPYHTSGLTCLAITLDSTLALTGAEDGSFCVTNIATGKIFSSVSLHSESIQCIGLSPSVPWVATGGNDKKLVIWDLQHSASRIICNHEDEVSCLKWLGTSSLVASGCGNGQIVVTDTRSGVTVRTFKGHSRRIESLSVSADDNFLVSASKDSAARVFDISMFK, from the exons ATGGACGACAGTGACGAAGAAGGAGTTTTTATTGATGAATCCGACATCATTGATGAGTTCATTGTTGACGATGAAG ACCTACCCGACATTGACGACGACGAAGACGACGATAATGGCGATGGCGATGGCGATGACGATGACGATGATTCGGCTTCTTCCATGGATGAATTGGAGGAACCTTGTGATCACG GAGTAGATGATTCTGTACACGTTTTCAAAGGCCATAAAA AATTCGAATCAATATACGCATTAGCTTGTAGTCCAACAGATGCTGCATTAGTAGCTACTGGAGGTACAGATCACAAAGCTTTTTATTGGAGAATTGGTCAAGGAGATTTGTCCAAGAAACTTGTAG GTCATAAAGAAACTGTTTCGAGTTTAGCATTTAGCTCAGATGGGTTATTCTTGGCTTCTGGAGGACTTGATGCTTCTGTTAAGATATGGGATTTATCAGGCAATGTTAAGCGTTCATTTGGAGGCCCTTCTGAGGGTTCTGAGTTTGAG TGGGTAAGATGGCATCCAAATGGACATTTAGTCTTGGCAGGTTGTACGGATACAAATGCTTACTTGTGGAACACTGATAAAGACACCCTTCTCAATGTGTTTTGTGGTCATAGCAAAGCTGTGACTTGTGGGGAATATACACCAGATG GCAAAACTTTCTGTACTGGTTCTGAAGATGCCACTTTGAGGATATGGAATCCAAGAAGTGGTGAAAGTATCCGTGTTATTCGAG ACTATCCATATCATACTTCGGGGTTAACATGCTTAGCAATTACCTTGGACTCTACTCTTGCACTTACTGGTGCAGAAGATGGCTCTTTTTGTGTAACTAACATAGCAACGGGAAAG ATTTTTTCTTCTGTATCTTTACATTCGGAATCTATTCAATGCATTGGGTTATCTCCAAG CGTACCTTGGGTAGCAACTGGAGGCAATGATAAAAAGCTTGTGATTTGGGACCTGCAACATTCCGCATCTCGCATTATTTGCAATCATGAG GATGAAGTATCCTGCTTAAAATGGCTTGGTACGTCAAGTTTGGTGGCTTCAGGATGTGGTAATGGGCAAATCGTAGTTACAGACACCCGTTCAGGGGTGACTGTAAGGACCTTTAAGGGCCATTCTAGACGCATCGAGTCCCTCTCCGTATCAGCAGACGACAACTTCCTTGTTTCAGCATCAAAGGATAGTGCAGCCAGGGTGTTTGACATATCAATGTTCAAATAG
- the LOC110784250 gene encoding uncharacterized protein, whose amino-acid sequence MGNKPAKQEKKEVEELLLRFPLPVDPAFARWLARDIQRVEGYTVKNPQSLKPPDHYIEFMRLNGWLDLDLDDPDLAHLFK is encoded by the coding sequence ATGGGTAacaaacctgcaaaacaagagaAGAAAGAAGTTGAAGAACTCCTTTTGAGGTTTCCCCTTCCCGTTGACCCTGCTTTTGCACGTTGGCTTGCTCGTGATATTCAGAGGGTTGAGGGTTACACTGTCAAGAATCCCCAGAGTTTGAAGCCACCTGATCATTACATTGAGTTCATGCGCTTGAATGGATGGTTAGACTTGGATTTAGACGACCCAGATTTAGCTCATTTGTTCAAGTGA
- the LOC110784227 gene encoding uncharacterized protein isoform X3, with amino-acid sequence MDDSDEEGVFIDESDIIDEFIVDDEDLPDIDDDEDDDNGDGDGDDDDDDSASSMDELEEPCDHEFESIYALACSPTDAALVATGGTDHKAFYWRIGQGDLSKKLVGHKETVSSLAFSSDGLFLASGGLDASVKIWDLSGNVKRSFGGPSEGSEFEWVRWHPNGHLVLAGCTDTNAYLWNTDKDTLLNVFCGHSKAVTCGEYTPDGKTFCTGSEDATLRIWNPRSGESIRVIRDYPYHTSGLTCLAITLDSTLALTGAEDGSFCVTNIATGKIFSSVSLHSESIQCIGLSPSVPWVATGGNDKKLVIWDLQHSASRIICNHEDEVSCLKWLGTSSLVASGCGNGQIVVTDTRSGVTVRTFKGHSRRIESLSVSADDNFLVSASKDSAARVFDISMFK; translated from the exons ATGGACGACAGTGACGAAGAAGGAGTTTTTATTGATGAATCCGACATCATTGATGAGTTCATTGTTGACGATGAAG ACCTACCCGACATTGACGACGACGAAGACGACGATAATGGCGATGGCGATGGCGATGACGATGACGATGATTCGGCTTCTTCCATGGATGAATTGGAGGAACCTTGTGATCACG AATTCGAATCAATATACGCATTAGCTTGTAGTCCAACAGATGCTGCATTAGTAGCTACTGGAGGTACAGATCACAAAGCTTTTTATTGGAGAATTGGTCAAGGAGATTTGTCCAAGAAACTTGTAG GTCATAAAGAAACTGTTTCGAGTTTAGCATTTAGCTCAGATGGGTTATTCTTGGCTTCTGGAGGACTTGATGCTTCTGTTAAGATATGGGATTTATCAGGCAATGTTAAGCGTTCATTTGGAGGCCCTTCTGAGGGTTCTGAGTTTGAG TGGGTAAGATGGCATCCAAATGGACATTTAGTCTTGGCAGGTTGTACGGATACAAATGCTTACTTGTGGAACACTGATAAAGACACCCTTCTCAATGTGTTTTGTGGTCATAGCAAAGCTGTGACTTGTGGGGAATATACACCAGATG GCAAAACTTTCTGTACTGGTTCTGAAGATGCCACTTTGAGGATATGGAATCCAAGAAGTGGTGAAAGTATCCGTGTTATTCGAG ACTATCCATATCATACTTCGGGGTTAACATGCTTAGCAATTACCTTGGACTCTACTCTTGCACTTACTGGTGCAGAAGATGGCTCTTTTTGTGTAACTAACATAGCAACGGGAAAG ATTTTTTCTTCTGTATCTTTACATTCGGAATCTATTCAATGCATTGGGTTATCTCCAAG CGTACCTTGGGTAGCAACTGGAGGCAATGATAAAAAGCTTGTGATTTGGGACCTGCAACATTCCGCATCTCGCATTATTTGCAATCATGAG GATGAAGTATCCTGCTTAAAATGGCTTGGTACGTCAAGTTTGGTGGCTTCAGGATGTGGTAATGGGCAAATCGTAGTTACAGACACCCGTTCAGGGGTGACTGTAAGGACCTTTAAGGGCCATTCTAGACGCATCGAGTCCCTCTCCGTATCAGCAGACGACAACTTCCTTGTTTCAGCATCAAAGGATAGTGCAGCCAGGGTGTTTGACATATCAATGTTCAAATAG
- the LOC110784227 gene encoding uncharacterized protein isoform X4: protein MDELEEPCDHGVDDSVHVFKGHKKFESIYALACSPTDAALVATGGTDHKAFYWRIGQGDLSKKLVGHKETVSSLAFSSDGLFLASGGLDASVKIWDLSGNVKRSFGGPSEGSEFEWVRWHPNGHLVLAGCTDTNAYLWNTDKDTLLNVFCGHSKAVTCGEYTPDGKTFCTGSEDATLRIWNPRSGESIRVIRDYPYHTSGLTCLAITLDSTLALTGAEDGSFCVTNIATGKIFSSVSLHSESIQCIGLSPSVPWVATGGNDKKLVIWDLQHSASRIICNHEDEVSCLKWLGTSSLVASGCGNGQIVVTDTRSGVTVRTFKGHSRRIESLSVSADDNFLVSASKDSAARVFDISMFK from the exons ATGGATGAATTGGAGGAACCTTGTGATCACG GAGTAGATGATTCTGTACACGTTTTCAAAGGCCATAAAA AATTCGAATCAATATACGCATTAGCTTGTAGTCCAACAGATGCTGCATTAGTAGCTACTGGAGGTACAGATCACAAAGCTTTTTATTGGAGAATTGGTCAAGGAGATTTGTCCAAGAAACTTGTAG GTCATAAAGAAACTGTTTCGAGTTTAGCATTTAGCTCAGATGGGTTATTCTTGGCTTCTGGAGGACTTGATGCTTCTGTTAAGATATGGGATTTATCAGGCAATGTTAAGCGTTCATTTGGAGGCCCTTCTGAGGGTTCTGAGTTTGAG TGGGTAAGATGGCATCCAAATGGACATTTAGTCTTGGCAGGTTGTACGGATACAAATGCTTACTTGTGGAACACTGATAAAGACACCCTTCTCAATGTGTTTTGTGGTCATAGCAAAGCTGTGACTTGTGGGGAATATACACCAGATG GCAAAACTTTCTGTACTGGTTCTGAAGATGCCACTTTGAGGATATGGAATCCAAGAAGTGGTGAAAGTATCCGTGTTATTCGAG ACTATCCATATCATACTTCGGGGTTAACATGCTTAGCAATTACCTTGGACTCTACTCTTGCACTTACTGGTGCAGAAGATGGCTCTTTTTGTGTAACTAACATAGCAACGGGAAAG ATTTTTTCTTCTGTATCTTTACATTCGGAATCTATTCAATGCATTGGGTTATCTCCAAG CGTACCTTGGGTAGCAACTGGAGGCAATGATAAAAAGCTTGTGATTTGGGACCTGCAACATTCCGCATCTCGCATTATTTGCAATCATGAG GATGAAGTATCCTGCTTAAAATGGCTTGGTACGTCAAGTTTGGTGGCTTCAGGATGTGGTAATGGGCAAATCGTAGTTACAGACACCCGTTCAGGGGTGACTGTAAGGACCTTTAAGGGCCATTCTAGACGCATCGAGTCCCTCTCCGTATCAGCAGACGACAACTTCCTTGTTTCAGCATCAAAGGATAGTGCAGCCAGGGTGTTTGACATATCAATGTTCAAATAG